The DNA sequence AAAACTAATCCCGGAACAATAGTGCACATGGAAACAGAGGATGACAACAgcttcaagtacttgtttgtcgcactggatgcatcaataaaaggatggaagaaatgcaaacctataatagttgttgacggaactttccttaaatcaacatatggaggtacactgctctctgcttgtacacaggatgcaaatgggcacatttttccactagctttttctgttgtggattcagaaaacaacaactcatggcaatggtttttcacaaaagtgagagaaacatatgggattagagaggaacagtgcttgatctcagatagacatgagagcataagtaaggcagcttgtcaagtatttccagaaatcacacattgctattgtgtataccacctgttaagcaacctaaaagcaaccttcaagaagaatgcaagcaagctggataaaccattcttcgctgcagccagagcatacacagagaggaaatttgaataccatatgagcgagttggacagcttggacatccgtgtaagaccatatttacaacaagttggataccacaaatggtcaagataccactgcaaaaacaacaggtattcaactatgacttcaaacattgctgaatctctaaatgcagcaaacttggcagctagagagctaccaatcacaacactgatggagtcattgagagcattgattcaacaatggacatacacaaacaggaaaaaagcacagaaaacaacaacatttttaacacctacagcagaaaagaaattagtcgacaactttgtggaatcattgacagaaaatgtaatgacatgtttaatattttagttgcatTATAGTTTCTTTATAGTTTGTTTTTCGTTGTTATACATATTAACAGTTTTACACTTAATCCGCAGGTAAAACCAATAAACGAGACCATGTTCGAAGTCATTGAACTAACCAGATCATGGGTCATCAACCTCAAGGAGAAAACATGCAGTTGCAACAGATTCCAACTTGATGAGTTACCGTgtgctcatgcgcttgctgttataaaagagatgaacttgaatgtttacaactactgttcgggttattacaccacgcgaacatggcttgaaacatacagcggctcaacatatccggtacacaatcacacaacttgggatgtgccacaaaacataaaagatatcattgttctgccaccaaaccaaaaaataagatctggaagaccaaggaaacgaaggtttttatctgaatgggatacaaaaaaacataacaggtgcGGCAAATGTGGACAACACGGACACAATcgaaagacatgcaacaatcaagcaataaaatagatacatatgaaatatttgaattgtttaattttgtgtGCAAATTCAAACAGGTTGATCTGTGATGTTCTAAATACAtgggattttatttttatgaaatttggtacagttttttaatagtttcaaaATCGTTTTGTTACAGTTGCGACCCTTTGTAAAATATTAAGTACCGGAATGACTTCTTCTTTACAGTTTTAAAGGCAGTCAGTCAATAattgataaaacataacttGAATAAAGGGAAAAGGATTAATGGAATACGAAgaataaaaatacattcatagcacaatttaggaaaaatgaaaacatagtttgtattcagttggttaatagtttctccatagttgtgcgaccgtatataagaacttgaacaattaaaaaaaacaaacaactttgggaaatacaaacctatacaataaagatattataaggagtaaatgtcaaatatcctaaaagttttaaaccaggtacatagtataaaatcaaatataataccTACATTGAAACAACAACACTAAAAATTGTCTGGAAATAGATTCAACAAATAACAGAAAAGAGCCACCAAATTAAAAGATCCTATTTCTTCAATTTAGATGCCTTAGAAGACTTGCTTTGCTTCTCATCCTCGCTGTCAATGCTTTCGTCAATTTTCCTTTGTCCGTACGAGAAGAAAAGTGAAGCAAGTCGGGTACGATAAACTTCGATGTCAAAGTCTGCAGGGACATCCTTTCCGTGGATAAAGAATTCAGCAAAGGCAGCAACATATGCCCCGCAATCACTATaaaaaaacagaaagaaaaagtaaacagtttagaaactaaaaaacaacataaaagaaacttaaaagaaacactCACTTCTTCTGCTGAGACGCAAGACCACTAAGCTCCACGATTCTGAATGGAGCTGTAGGGTCAGAAACTGAGGCAGGAGCTTGTGCTCTATTCTTCCAGAACCCAAGTAAATCGAAAAACAAAGGCAGCAACACGGAATAAGCCTTCATCGCATTCCTAGCTGCGGCATTCATCTTCGCGGTCCTCAAAGAATTGTACAGAAACAACGTCCCT is a window from the Cannabis sativa cultivar Pink pepper isolate KNU-18-1 chromosome 1, ASM2916894v1, whole genome shotgun sequence genome containing:
- the LOC133031665 gene encoding uncharacterized protein LOC133031665 isoform X1 translates to MFFSFDTAFQFFYSCSTFSFVFLCCFFSQHMNTIFYYLRKKGKYSSAVTLNFATTDCLFDDSIQALYHKFNKAKSMKTKMSHIHAAHPIAHYIRGMRIPCSKPWYEADHVLFIINLRRESHWVFGRLDLNEGTLFLYNSLRTAKMNAAARNAMKAYSVLLPLFFDLLGFWKNRAQAPASVSDPTAPFRIVELSGLASQQKNDCGAYVAAFAEFFIHGKDVPADFDIEVYRTRLASLFFSYGQRKIDESIDSEDEKQSKSSKASKLKK
- the LOC133031656 gene encoding uncharacterized protein LOC133031656; this encodes MNYENYEASGHYISANCNYEDLQQKLKDALECNQENTVLQLKYQVKEGYQPLRIKDDQSLHFYIQLKLKDPDFTTYPMCVNVINNPTTTIDASFFGNDNSLITHTSAFQPIEYNAATTEDSTNQQHIIEATVPEFGGESFDFMDYAKLVAEEMVEQLENNRKKEPEITDYDELLITDPHHPEIEEAQIYKDKETLQSVLGFYAIRNNFQFRVKKSCARTYKICCLDPKCKWALTASRNGPTKSFIIRKYDRKMIHTCDLNIRFADKRQATTKLIGNYIKPRFTNIKTTQTPQDIRGEMKHKYGVRMNYMKAWRSKEHAQEELRGKANESYRLLPGFLHMLQKTNPGTIVHMETEDDNSFKYLFVALDASIKGWKKCKPIIVVDGTFLKSTYGGTLLSACTQDANGHIFPLAFSVVDSENNNSWQWFFTKVRETYGIREEQCLISDRHESISKAACQVFPEITHCYCVYHLLSNLKATFKKNASKLDKPFFAAARAYTERKFEYHMSELDSLDIRVRPYLQQVGYHKWSRYHCKNNRYSTMTSNIAESLNAANLAARELPITTLMESLRALIQQWTYTNRKKAQKTTTFLTPTAEKKLVDNFVESLTENVKPINETMFEVIELTRSWVINLKEKTCSCNRFQLDELPCAHALAVIKEMNLNVYNYCSGYYTTRTWLETYSGSTYPVHNHTTWDVPQNIKDIIVLPPNQKIRSGRPRKRRFLSEWDTKKHNRCGKCGQHGHNRKTCNNQAIK
- the LOC133031665 gene encoding uncharacterized protein LOC133031665 isoform X2 is translated as MFMNDSHMNTIFYYLRKKGKYSSAVTLNFATTDCLFDDSIQALYHKFNKAKSMKTKMSHIHAAHPIAHYIRGMRIPCSKPWYEADHVLFIINLRRESHWVFGRLDLNEGTLFLYNSLRTAKMNAAARNAMKAYSVLLPLFFDLLGFWKNRAQAPASVSDPTAPFRIVELSGLASQQKNDCGAYVAAFAEFFIHGKDVPADFDIEVYRTRLASLFFSYGQRKIDESIDSEDEKQSKSSKASKLKK